The DNA window CAGCCATTCGATCTGGCAATTGATCCAGCACATGCGCGCATGGCATGAGGCGGTGCTCGACGCTCTCCAAGGCAAACCTCTCCCATCGAATGAAGAAGCAGAGCGTCTGGGTTGGGAGCCGATTCCCGATCTTTCGGAAGCTTGTTGGCAGATGGAACTCCGGCGCTTTCGCGATTGCAGTGAACGGCTCATCCAGCGCACCGCAACCCTCGAAGATAAAAAAATTAATGAGCAAGTGCCAGGACGGGCCTACGACATCGGCCACATGCTCCTGGGGGTGGCGAGCCACAACACGTATCATTGCGGCCAGATCGTTCTTCTGCACCGCTACCTTTACCTGCACAAGTGACTCGGTGAGGTCAGGAGAACCAAATGAGACAACCGCTCTCACGTCGAACGTTCATACGGAGTGCAGGCACTTTGCCCTCACTGCACGCCGCGCTTGCTGCACCCTCCAGCCAGCAGGCGGATGTGGTGATCTACGGCGCAACGCCCGGTGGAATTGGTGCAGCGGTGAGTGCTGCGCGTCTGGGGCGCTCGGTGATTCTTTGTGAGTATGAGGATCACATCGGCGGGATTGTCTCGAATGGCTTGACCAATGCCGATATCGGAAAGCGGCAGGCCGTCGGTGGGTTGTTCTACGAGTTCACGCGGCGCGTGGTCAAACGCTATGAAGAGCAGGACAGAAACGATCCAGCAAAGCCGAACCTGAAGCTTTGCCGCGATGGGTATTGGTATGAAGCGAGTGCCGCCGAACAGATCTTTCATCAAATGATCGAGGGCGAAGCTCCGCGTATCCGATTGCTGCTGCGCCACGAACTGGTGGCGGCGCAAGTTGATCGCAATCAGCTCACGCGCATCACATTGGAGAGCCGCCAAGATCCAGGGACCCGGATTGATTTGCGCGCGCCCGTATTCATCGATGCGACCTATGAGGGCGATCTCGCCGCAATGGCGAAGGTGCCCTTTCGCATCGGGCGCGAAAGTCGCAGCGAGTATCAGGAAGCGCACGCGGGCCGAATCTATATGCGCTTCCGCGACACTGCATTGCTACCCGGTTCCACTGGCGAAGCCGACCAGGCGACTCAGGCTTTTTGCTTCCGCTTTCATGTCACGAACGATCCGGCCAAGCGTATCCCTATCGAGAAGCCCAATGGCTACCAGCGTGCCGATTACGCTTTGACCCTTGAAGATCTCCGCGCCGGCAAAATTCAGCGCTTCCGCGATGTCATCCAGGTCTATCCGATGCCGAATGGCCGCTTTGAATTGAATAGCGATCACGCACATCCCGATACGGGAATTCCCCGTGAATCGCTGGATCTAGCTGAGGAGTGTTGGGCTTGGCCAACGAGTTCGCCTGCGGCCCGGCGCAAAATCTACGAGCGCTACCGTACGCACAATGTTGGCTTGATCTGGTTTTTACAAAACGACCCGGAAGTGCCGGAGACTGTTCGCCAGGATGCTCTCCAATATGGCTGGCACAAGGAAGAATGGCCTTCCAATCAGCATATTCCGCGGCAGGTCTATGTCCGGCAAGGCCGCCGGATTTTGGGCGATGCCATTCTGACGGAGCGCGACGCCGATGTCGATCCCAAGCTGCAACGCACCCGTGTCCAGCCAACCTCCATTGCAGTGATTGAATGGGCCTTTGATCCGCATGGACATCATAAATACGATCCGGCTCACCCCGGTGTTCGAGAGGGATATATCTTCGTCGAGCATGAACCTTTTCAGGTTCCCTATGGAGTGGTAGTGCCGCAGAAGATCGATGGTTTGCTGGTGCCTGTGGCCTGTTCCTGCAGCCACGTCGCCTACAATGCGTTGCGCATGGAGCCTGTTTTCATTGCCCTAGGCGAGGCTTGCGGCATTGCGGCTCATCTTGCGATCGACCGCAAAGTTCCCCTCCGGCGTGTGCCGGTCGATGCGTTGCAGACCTTGCTCGTTGAACGGCGGGGTGTGATCACCTTTTATGGGGATCTCCACTTTCAGGATCCGGCCTTTGCAGCATTCCAGTGGCTGGGCGCACGCGGTCTCAATCCTGGCTACGAGGCAAGCAAAGAGGAGAAACTCACTCAGCGCAACGCTGCCGAAAAACTAGCAAGAGTACTGTCCTTTGCCGGAAAAACATGGCAAATTCCGGCCTCTGCGACAGACCGTCCACTCAGCACTTCGGTTCTCACCGCTTGGCTTCAAAACGCAGGATACCTACGGCAATCGCAGCGAGCGGCTAGCGAGATGCTAGACCTCGCGCAATTCGCTGCGATCGTCTATGAATCGATCGCGCCTCTTAACGGCCAGAAGTAGCTTTAACGGCCCTTCTTCTTGTTCCGCCCTCGAGATTCATTCGATCCGATGGTATCGGCTGGCTTGGCTGCTTTCAGATCGCTGTGGATCGCTTTTTCAACCTTCGCTTTGCCTTTGGTGGTAGTAGTGGCTTTCATACCGAGAAGATGCTTCTCCTGCCCGTTTTGTTTCGAGAGGGAGTTCGGATCGCGCGGCAGGAAGCGGGAATCGTCGTGATAACATGACTGAGTCGTTCTTGAACGACATTCATGCTGCGGCAATTTCTTTGTTGTATTCTGTGCGCGGTCCCGGGTTTTGCCCAGGCGGGCCGTTCGGAACTCTTCGGTGCGATCCAAGACCCTGCTGGCCTTCCGATTGCGAAGGCACTGGTCGAAGTGGAAGATCAGGCCACCGCGACCCGATCCTCCACACGCACCGATGAGCGCGGCGAGTATCATTTGCTGGGTTTGGCTGCGGGGCAATATCTCCTGAAGGTGGAGCAACCAGGTTTTCGGCGCTACCGCCAGACCGGAATTCGTTTGCGACTCGCGGACCGGACTCTGCTAAATGTCACGCTCGAAGTGGGGCAGCCCTCCCAGTCCATCGAAATCACGGCTGCGGCGCCGCTGCTGCAAACTGCAAGCGGTGAGCTGAGCTTTCATATGGACGAGGGTAAAATTCTCACTCTTCCGCTGGATGGCCGCAACTTCATTCCTCTCGTTACGCTGGCGCCGGGGGTGGCGCTGCCCAACGGCCAATTCCTTCCCCGCATCAATGGCAGCCGGCCGCGCACGAACGAATACATTTACGACGGTATCAGTGTCCTGCAACCGGAGCCTGGACAAGTGGTCTACTACCCGATCATTGACGGCATGGCGGAGTTCAAGCTGAACATCAATGCTTACTCGCCGGAGTACGGCCGCTCCAATGGCGGCACCGTGATGGTGATTGGCAAATCCGGATCAAATCAATTCCACGGCAGCGCCTTCGAATTCTTTCGCAACGAGGCGCTGAATGCGCGGAACCTGTTTGCCCAATCAGGACCGAAACCACAGTTCCGCCGCAATCAATACGGAGTCACCTTAGGTGGCCCCATCGAGAAGAACAAGACCTTTTTCTTTGCCGATTGGCAAGGGACCAGGCTGCGCACCGGCATCACACGTTTCAGTGTCGTCCCGACGCTCACGCAACGTCAGGGTGTCTTCACGCAGGCGATCTTTGATCCGCTCAGTTCGCCTCGCGTGCAGTTTCCCAACAATACAATCCCGGCAAGCCGTATCGATCCGATCGCGGCGCAACTGCTCCAGCACTATCCACTGCCGAATGTCACGGGTGCGAATAACTTTGTCCGTACCGCGACCGAGCCGGACAATCAGGATCAAGCCGACTTCCGCATCGATCGCTACTTTGGCGAAAAGCACCGTGTCTTTGCGCGCTATACCTTCTTCCGTGACGATGACAACCCGGTCACTCCGCTCCCGGATGGCAGCGGCACTCTCAGCTCA is part of the Bryobacter aggregatus MPL3 genome and encodes:
- a CDS encoding DinB family protein, giving the protein MRLSIRIAGQIRRSVFHEGWHGPAIYEVLHGLDASKSGAKTPIASHSIWQLIQHMRAWHEAVLDALQGKPLPSNEEAERLGWEPIPDLSEACWQMELRRFRDCSERLIQRTATLEDKKINEQVPGRAYDIGHMLLGVASHNTYHCGQIVLLHRYLYLHK
- a CDS encoding FAD-dependent oxidoreductase — translated: MPSLHAALAAPSSQQADVVIYGATPGGIGAAVSAARLGRSVILCEYEDHIGGIVSNGLTNADIGKRQAVGGLFYEFTRRVVKRYEEQDRNDPAKPNLKLCRDGYWYEASAAEQIFHQMIEGEAPRIRLLLRHELVAAQVDRNQLTRITLESRQDPGTRIDLRAPVFIDATYEGDLAAMAKVPFRIGRESRSEYQEAHAGRIYMRFRDTALLPGSTGEADQATQAFCFRFHVTNDPAKRIPIEKPNGYQRADYALTLEDLRAGKIQRFRDVIQVYPMPNGRFELNSDHAHPDTGIPRESLDLAEECWAWPTSSPAARRKIYERYRTHNVGLIWFLQNDPEVPETVRQDALQYGWHKEEWPSNQHIPRQVYVRQGRRILGDAILTERDADVDPKLQRTRVQPTSIAVIEWAFDPHGHHKYDPAHPGVREGYIFVEHEPFQVPYGVVVPQKIDGLLVPVACSCSHVAYNALRMEPVFIALGEACGIAAHLAIDRKVPLRRVPVDALQTLLVERRGVITFYGDLHFQDPAFAAFQWLGARGLNPGYEASKEEKLTQRNAAEKLARVLSFAGKTWQIPASATDRPLSTSVLTAWLQNAGYLRQSQRAASEMLDLAQFAAIVYESIAPLNGQK